A window of the Candidatus Limnocylindrales bacterium genome harbors these coding sequences:
- the folB gene encoding dihydroneopterin aldolase — protein sequence MEDKIIIKELLYKGRVGVSDSERSRKQKLLIDLEIYGDFSAAAREDDVKKTISYSEVYRSVMAFLENREFHLIETVAEEIAHFILSKYPTKKVLIRVKKFVLKNANYVGVEIVRTSS from the coding sequence ATGGAAGATAAAATTATCATTAAAGAATTACTCTACAAAGGCCGGGTAGGAGTCTCGGATTCTGAAAGATCCCGAAAGCAAAAGTTGCTGATTGATCTGGAAATCTATGGAGATTTCAGTGCGGCGGCTCGCGAAGACGATGTCAAGAAAACTATCAGCTATTCTGAGGTTTATCGAAGTGTCATGGCATTTCTAGAAAATAGAGAGTTTCACCTTATTGAAACCGTTGCAGAAGAAATAGCCCATTTTATTTTAAGCAAGTATCCAACGAAAAAAGTCTTAATTCGGGTTAAGAAGTTTGTACTTAAAAATGCAAACTATGTAGGGGTGGAGATTGTCCGAACTTCTTCGTAA
- a CDS encoding DUF6513 domain-containing protein, with the protein MKILFVTGKLAEKALRETLAEMKPDFEYEVAVLKISVAALMTTPFIIRNLKGVQCDQILLSGMCVVDIKAIEEALGVKVEKGPKDLKDIPDFFGFKKKKIGYGEYKLKILAEINDAPLLSTEQILALAHYYKKSGADIIDVGCTPDVEFPGIGEVITLLKQEGFTVSVDTFNKKEILAANKAGVDYLLSVNSQNMDIASELNCIPVVIPDFGAGLESLDLNIEQLEKKGVKNYIIDPILNPINFGLAESFYRYYVVRQKYPSAEMLMGLGNITELTDADSTGINALCVGFMTELNINYVLTTEVANWARGSVREIDKARRLMYYTYKNNRLPKDLDDSLLTIKDRKTDYLSEAEMLEMQSLIKDRNFRIFIDGQYIYVFNATTFIKDTDIQRIFSQLDIRGDPSHAFYLGQELMKAKIALKLRKKFIQEEELRWGYLNEDEV; encoded by the coding sequence ATGAAAATTTTATTCGTCACAGGTAAACTGGCCGAGAAGGCTCTGAGGGAGACCTTAGCGGAGATGAAGCCGGACTTTGAATATGAAGTGGCCGTGTTAAAAATCAGTGTAGCCGCTTTGATGACGACGCCCTTTATTATCCGGAACTTGAAAGGGGTTCAGTGTGATCAAATCCTCCTTTCAGGAATGTGTGTGGTAGATATAAAGGCCATTGAAGAAGCCCTGGGAGTCAAAGTCGAGAAGGGCCCCAAAGATTTAAAGGACATTCCGGATTTTTTTGGTTTTAAAAAGAAGAAAATAGGCTATGGGGAATATAAACTGAAGATCCTGGCCGAGATCAACGATGCTCCTTTGCTGAGTACCGAACAGATTTTAGCCCTGGCCCATTACTATAAAAAAAGTGGTGCAGATATTATTGACGTAGGATGTACACCCGATGTAGAATTCCCCGGTATCGGAGAGGTGATTACCCTTCTAAAACAAGAAGGTTTCACGGTGAGTGTTGATACCTTCAATAAAAAAGAGATCTTGGCCGCTAATAAAGCCGGTGTGGATTACCTGCTGAGTGTTAATTCCCAAAATATGGACATAGCCTCAGAGTTAAACTGTATTCCGGTGGTTATACCCGATTTTGGGGCAGGTCTTGAATCCCTAGATCTTAATATTGAACAGCTAGAAAAAAAAGGGGTTAAAAACTATATCATCGATCCCATCTTGAATCCCATCAATTTTGGCCTGGCAGAGTCTTTTTATCGCTACTATGTGGTTCGTCAGAAATATCCTTCCGCCGAAATGCTCATGGGTTTAGGCAATATTACCGAGTTGACCGACGCCGATAGTACCGGAATTAATGCACTTTGTGTGGGATTTATGACCGAGTTGAATATCAACTATGTCCTGACAACCGAAGTAGCCAACTGGGCCCGGGGTTCTGTTCGGGAGATAGATAAAGCCCGAAGGCTCATGTACTATACCTATAAGAATAACAGGCTCCCCAAAGACCTCGATGATAGCCTTTTGACCATTAAGGATCGAAAAACGGATTATCTTTCAGAAGCAGAAATGCTGGAAATGCAAAGTCTTATCAAGGATCGAAATTTCAGGATTTTTATTGATGGGCAATATATCTATGTCTTTAATGCCACAACCTTTATCAAAGATACCGATATTCAGAGAATCTTCTCCCAACTGGACATCCGGGGAGATCCTTCCCATGCTTTTTATCTGGGTCAGGAACTTATGAAGGCCAAGATTGCTTTGAAGTTGCGCAAGAAATTTATTCAAGAGGAAGAACTACGATGGGGATATTTAAATGAAGATGAGGTTTAG
- a CDS encoding SDR family oxidoreductase — translation MSEKEIALITGSTRGIGKEIALRLARDGIIPILNYCSNKMVAERTLEEVKRLSPGTIAIQADVSKADEARYLVEETIRQFGHLDILVNNVGPYLIRSLFDTTDEEWYRMIDGNLSSAFYCTKHALRSMRARRNGHIINIGALNAEVPMAIGVFEAPAYYIAKTGLMMMTKYLARSEGKFNIRVNAINPGFIETEEYARFSEENKEKWKKLVPLGYLGAPGDIAELVSFLISEKARYITGAIIHVHGGMWV, via the coding sequence ATGTCTGAGAAAGAAATTGCTTTGATCACCGGCAGTACCCGAGGGATTGGAAAAGAAATTGCTTTAAGACTGGCACGAGACGGTATCATTCCCATATTGAATTACTGTTCCAATAAAATGGTGGCTGAACGTACCCTGGAAGAAGTAAAGCGTTTATCTCCTGGGACTATAGCAATCCAGGCAGATGTTTCAAAGGCAGACGAAGCAAGATATCTGGTTGAGGAAACGATCCGACAGTTTGGGCATCTGGATATTCTGGTTAACAATGTAGGGCCTTACTTAATTCGATCCCTTTTCGATACCACCGATGAGGAATGGTATCGTATGATCGATGGTAATCTAAGTAGCGCCTTTTATTGTACGAAACATGCCCTGCGAAGTATGAGAGCCCGTCGGAATGGACACATTATCAACATTGGAGCGTTAAATGCCGAAGTTCCCATGGCCATAGGCGTCTTCGAGGCCCCTGCCTATTATATTGCTAAAACCGGCCTGATGATGATGACAAAGTATCTGGCCCGTTCTGAAGGAAAATTTAACATCCGGGTGAATGCCATTAATCCCGGCTTTATCGAAACCGAGGAATACGCCCGCTTTTCAGAAGAAAATAAAGAGAAATGGAAAAAATTAGTTCCACTGGGATACCTGGGTGCACCCGGTGATATCGCCGAGCTGGTTAGCTTTCTCATCTCAGAGAAGGCACGATATATTACCGGCGCAATCATTCATGTACACGGAGGGATGTGGGTTTAG
- a CDS encoding (5-formylfuran-3-yl)methyl phosphate synthase, which produces MQLLVSVTDVEEAENAMEGGADIIDIKNPSEGSLGANFPHVIREIVSKIPSSLESSATLGDVPNLPGTVSLAGAGAAWCGVNYVKVGLMGVRTLEDAIFLLKQLRHAVKMINPHIKVIAAGYADAAMVKALNPLLLPLVSSQAGIEGCMIDTAIKDGHNLFYYLNRDQLENFVTEAQGSGLICALAGSLREVDIPLIQELGADIIGLRTAVCEGDRVRGRVSKSKVQRIRSILEMKSLNGHLQTTYP; this is translated from the coding sequence ATGCAACTTTTAGTCAGTGTGACCGATGTCGAAGAAGCTGAAAACGCCATGGAAGGTGGCGCAGACATCATCGATATTAAGAATCCATCCGAAGGTTCTTTGGGTGCAAATTTTCCCCACGTGATCCGAGAAATTGTAAGCAAAATCCCTTCTTCTCTCGAATCCAGTGCGACCCTTGGAGACGTTCCCAATTTACCCGGCACAGTTTCTTTAGCCGGAGCAGGCGCAGCGTGGTGTGGGGTAAACTACGTAAAAGTGGGGCTTATGGGGGTTCGTACCCTGGAGGATGCCATTTTTCTCCTGAAACAGCTCCGCCATGCCGTCAAGATGATTAATCCCCATATTAAGGTTATAGCGGCCGGTTATGCCGATGCGGCTATGGTTAAAGCCTTAAATCCCCTCCTTCTTCCCCTGGTTTCCTCACAGGCAGGTATTGAGGGGTGTATGATCGATACGGCAATTAAAGACGGACATAATCTGTTTTACTATTTAAATCGAGATCAGCTTGAGAATTTTGTCACGGAAGCCCAGGGATCTGGTTTAATCTGTGCCCTGGCAGGATCTTTACGTGAGGTGGACATACCCCTTATCCAGGAGCTGGGTGCAGATATTATAGGTCTTAGAACGGCCGTATGTGAAGGGGATCGTGTCCGTGGGCGAGTTAGCAAAAGTAAAGTTCAAAGGATCCGTTCGATTCTGGAAATGAAATCTTTAAATGGCCATCTCCAAACGACATATCCATGA
- the mazG gene encoding nucleoside triphosphate pyrophosphohydrolase, which translates to MQNSNFDQLVEVMRTLRSDKGCPWDKEQTLKTLKPFLVEECYEVWEAIDENNPEKLKEELGDLLFQIIFYAQVTAEQLGFNIYDVIETIKQKMIRRHPHVFGEVKVRDSKEVLVNWEEMKKKERGAQSSALDGVPKNLPALLRAHRIQEKAARVSFEWENIQQCLDKLGEEGAELKEALQERDPDKMEEELGDVLFALVNVARFMKINPEEALQKAIGKFIRRFQYVEAKVAEQGKTMKETPLEETVRLWNEAKENLS; encoded by the coding sequence ATGCAAAATTCCAATTTTGATCAACTGGTTGAGGTCATGCGAACTTTACGCAGTGATAAGGGTTGTCCGTGGGACAAAGAACAGACACTCAAAACTCTTAAACCTTTCCTGGTAGAGGAATGTTATGAAGTTTGGGAAGCCATAGATGAAAATAACCCTGAAAAGCTAAAAGAGGAATTGGGAGACCTTCTCTTCCAGATTATTTTTTATGCCCAGGTTACCGCCGAACAATTGGGATTTAACATCTACGACGTGATTGAAACAATTAAACAAAAGATGATACGTCGACACCCCCATGTTTTTGGGGAAGTGAAGGTGAGAGATTCCAAGGAGGTTCTGGTTAACTGGGAGGAAATGAAGAAGAAAGAGCGTGGGGCTCAGAGTTCTGCGCTGGATGGGGTTCCCAAAAATCTTCCGGCTTTACTTCGGGCACACCGGATCCAGGAAAAAGCGGCTCGGGTTAGTTTTGAATGGGAAAATATCCAGCAGTGTCTGGATAAGCTGGGAGAAGAAGGCGCAGAACTTAAGGAAGCCTTGCAGGAAAGGGATCCGGATAAGATGGAAGAAGAGTTGGGAGATGTTCTCTTTGCTCTGGTAAACGTAGCCAGGTTCATGAAGATCAACCCCGAAGAAGCCCTTCAAAAGGCCATCGGGAAGTTTATCCGGCGTTTTCAATATGTAGAAGCCAAGGTGGCCGAACAGGGCAAAACCATGAAAGAGACCCCCCTGGAAGAGACCGTCCGATTGTGGAATGAAGCCAAGGAGAATTTATCATGA